One window of Paenibacillus albicereus genomic DNA carries:
- a CDS encoding DUF2164 domain-containing protein, giving the protein MMPIKLPLEQKKELAESLQDFADRELDLPLGSIAAEALLDHMIAALAPHLYNKGVDDAMKLLGQRMLQVEDDLHALKRTIR; this is encoded by the coding sequence ATGATGCCGATCAAGCTACCGCTGGAGCAGAAAAAGGAGCTGGCGGAAAGCCTGCAGGACTTCGCGGACCGCGAGCTCGACTTGCCGCTCGGAAGCATCGCCGCGGAGGCGCTGCTCGACCATATGATCGCCGCGCTGGCTCCGCATCTGTACAACAAGGGCGTCGACGACGCGATGAAGCTGCTCGGACAGCGGATGCTGCAGGTCGAGGACGACCTGCATGCGCTCAAGCGGACGATCCGCTGA
- a CDS encoding glycosyltransferase, whose amino-acid sequence MLPLVTVVIPFYNCPYIPQAIQSVLDQSYPSIEIIVVDDGSTSNQHLLDPYRHRIVYLSKANGGTATALNYGMQCATGQYVAWLSSDDLFTRDKVLNQVSYMLEKRAQFCFTDFNTINETGQITQLCSMVKFPTEKAFIASMLDFCPVNGCTVMMLRSLIQNVGWFNPGLPYAHDYDLWARIALHDVGMHYLNEPLTLYRRHAGMGTVQHLARIMPEFESLKAYYAPMLRTKLARMPG is encoded by the coding sequence ATGCTGCCGTTAGTCACGGTTGTCATACCGTTCTACAACTGCCCGTACATTCCGCAAGCGATCCAGAGCGTGCTCGATCAGTCCTACCCGTCGATCGAGATCATCGTCGTCGACGACGGCTCGACCTCGAACCAGCATCTGCTCGATCCGTACCGCCATCGCATCGTCTATCTGAGCAAGGCCAACGGCGGAACGGCCACCGCGCTCAACTACGGCATGCAATGCGCGACCGGCCAGTACGTCGCCTGGCTCAGCTCCGACGATCTGTTCACCCGCGACAAGGTGCTGAACCAGGTGTCCTACATGCTGGAGAAGCGCGCCCAGTTCTGCTTCACGGACTTCAATACGATCAACGAGACCGGACAGATCACGCAGCTGTGCAGCATGGTCAAGTTCCCGACGGAAAAAGCGTTCATCGCCTCCATGCTCGACTTCTGCCCGGTCAACGGCTGCACCGTCATGATGCTGCGAAGCCTGATTCAGAACGTCGGATGGTTCAACCCCGGCCTGCCCTACGCGCATGACTACGACCTGTGGGCGCGGATCGCGCTGCATGACGTCGGCATGCACTACCTGAACGAGCCGCTCACGCTGTACCGCCGCCATGCCGGTATGGGCACCGTCCAGCATCTGGCGCGCATCATGCCCGAGTTCGAGTCGCTCAAAGCCTACTATGCGCCGATGCTCCGGACGAAGCTGGCCCGCATGCCGGGCTGA
- a CDS encoding ketoacyl-ACP synthase III yields MNRTRPAGALSTPARITAIGSYVPDQVLSNADLERMVDTNDEWIVQRTGISERRIAADGQFTSSLCIEAVRDLLRRYPRAIDDVDYILVATATPDMSFPSTAALVQAEFGMRRAGTADLSAACAGFVSALHMAGGLIAGGAFRKILVLGAETLSRITDYTDRTTCILFGDGAGAVLVEAGEPDEERSWLAAHAATDGLDGHQLYRAATADRIGGQAVDIGGKLVQNGRAVYRWAVSRVPEEIGAFLDEAGVSPEEIDWFVPHNPNMRILEAMSGRTGIPLERTVTTLARTGNTSAASIPIALREAAADGRLQPGQLVLLYGFGGGLTQAGLLLRWTL; encoded by the coding sequence ATGAATCGAACCCGTCCAGCCGGCGCGCTGTCCACCCCCGCAAGGATTACCGCCATCGGCTCTTACGTCCCCGATCAGGTGCTGAGCAACGCCGATCTGGAGCGCATGGTCGATACGAACGACGAATGGATCGTGCAGCGCACCGGCATCTCCGAGAGGCGCATCGCCGCCGACGGCCAGTTCACGAGCTCGCTCTGCATCGAGGCCGTGCGCGATCTGCTGCGGCGCTATCCGAGGGCGATCGACGATGTGGACTACATCCTCGTCGCTACGGCGACGCCGGACATGAGCTTCCCTTCGACAGCCGCGCTCGTGCAGGCGGAGTTCGGCATGCGGAGAGCCGGAACGGCGGACCTGTCGGCCGCCTGCGCCGGCTTCGTGTCGGCGCTCCATATGGCGGGCGGACTCATCGCCGGCGGGGCCTTCCGCAAGATTCTCGTGCTCGGGGCGGAGACGCTGTCCCGCATCACGGACTATACCGACCGCACGACCTGCATCCTGTTCGGCGACGGCGCGGGCGCCGTGCTCGTCGAGGCCGGCGAGCCGGACGAGGAGCGCAGCTGGCTCGCCGCCCACGCCGCCACCGACGGCCTGGACGGCCATCAGCTGTACCGCGCGGCGACCGCCGATCGGATCGGCGGGCAGGCCGTGGACATCGGCGGCAAGCTCGTGCAGAACGGCCGGGCCGTCTACCGCTGGGCGGTCTCCCGCGTGCCGGAGGAGATCGGAGCCTTCCTGGACGAAGCGGGCGTGTCGCCGGAGGAGATCGACTGGTTCGTGCCGCACAACCCGAACATGCGCATCCTGGAGGCGATGAGCGGGCGCACCGGCATTCCGCTGGAGCGGACGGTCACGACGCTCGCGCGCACCGGCAACACCTCCGCCGCGTCCATCCCGATCGCGCTCCGCGAAGCGGCCGCCGACGGAAGGCTGCAGCCGGGCCAGCTCGTGCTGCTGTACGGCTTCGGCGGCGGGCTCACGCAGGCGGGGCTGCTGCTCCGCTGGACGCTGTAG